One Williamwhitmania taraxaci genomic window carries:
- a CDS encoding helix-turn-helix domain-containing protein: protein MAQWRNLRRNGWRNFDRNNSLNAPKKVAQLRPKRLAQLEPKWVAQLRPFYLLPRICKEKGIESLSRYLTKHGFPYHTIGRLVRIDQQRISFELMERLCKAFYCTPNDLLTVDGSADDLPEAHPLRLLRRTELQANIAGQLHKLPVEKLEQVRQLIDSLEQG, encoded by the coding sequence ATGGCTCAATGGCGCAATTTGCGTCGAAACGGGTGGCGCAACTTCGACCGAAACAATAGCCTAAATGCACCTAAAAAAGTGGCACAACTTCGACCGAAACGCCTGGCACAACTTGAACCGAAATGGGTGGCACAACTTCGACCGTTTTATCTACTACCACGCATTTGCAAAGAGAAGGGCATCGAAAGTCTCTCGCGCTACCTTACCAAGCACGGTTTTCCTTACCATACCATCGGCCGCCTTGTGCGTATTGATCAGCAGCGCATCAGTTTCGAGCTTATGGAGCGCCTGTGCAAGGCCTTTTACTGCACTCCCAACGATCTGCTTACTGTTGATGGCTCGGCCGATGATTTGCCGGAAGCTCATCCGCTGAGGTTGCTCAGGCGAACCGAGCTGCAAGCAAACATTGCGGGCCAGCTGCATAAGCTTCCGGTGGAGAAGCTGGAGCAGGTACGGCAACTAATTGATAGTTTGGAGCAGGGGTAG